DNA sequence from the Portunus trituberculatus isolate SZX2019 chromosome 49, ASM1759143v1, whole genome shotgun sequence genome:
ttgatgatgaagatgatgagaaggaggaggaagggagatgaatgggggtgatagaaagagatggataATTATAAGAAGGAAAGGGTGGATGGAGAATATGAAAGAGATATAGGGAATGAATGGCagggaaaggagaatgaggagataaaagtagtagtagaagaaggaggaggaggaaaagaaagaaatgggaaagaaggagaatgaggaggagaaaaaaatgaattgagtaaggagaaagagatgaaaagaatagaaagaaaagaaaaataaaggaatgcaggagagaaaaaatagaatgaggaaTTAGACCAAAATataggtaagaaaaaggaaattaatagaaaagaaggagaagaaaataaggagaatgagaataagatatacagaagagaagaaaaagaaagaattagaaagaaagaagaaaatgagaaggatgtGAATAAAATAGAGTACagaagaggcagaagagaagaaaaggaaagcagtagaaagacatggaggagaaaatcagaatgagaataagaaagagacacaaggaggaaggacaaaaacaacagacaacaaaatacaaagaataacaacagcaacactcaCCCAATCAACCCATCATGTTCCTTGCAGCCATCTACGGGTACAGCTTCTGCAAGGCGGCCCAGAAAGCCTTCTCGCTCCTGGTCAACAATGCCTTAAGAGTGGCTGCCATCAACTCTGTGGGTGCCTTCGTCCTCGTGCTCACCAAGCTGGCCATtgtcgccatcaccatcaccatcggtTACTTCATTCTGCGGGTTGGTGAAAGAGTTACTctatatattattgtttttctatttatttttttttttatgtaagagaggaaatctggccaagggcaacaaaaatgaaatgaaaattggTTACTTTATTCTGTGGATTGGTGAAAGAATTATTGTGaagattattgtttatttatttgtttgtttattaattttttaggtAAGAGGGAAAATTTGATCTTAAGGCAActtaaaattaaacaaaagggCCACTTTGGTAAATGCCAGTGATtggtttttatttgatttgtttattaattacttatcattacttttattttttcaatttatagTTAATGCAAATATGTATTATTACTTTACTCAAGAATGAACTGACTGATTTtaagaatgtgtgtatgtgtgtgtgtgtgtgtgtgtgtgtgtgtgtgtgtgtgtgtgtgtgtgtgtgtgtgtgtgtgtgtgtgtgtatatttagttTCTGTTGGTTTTGAAAATacgtaataatgtttttttttgctcctctaAATTTGTCACAACATGCAAGATTGATGCAAGTACTAAAGTCTTGTATCTATATATAAAACTAGGTGATAACAGGAtttaaagaatctctctctctctctctctctctctctctctctctctctctcctggcagaCCAAACAAGAGCTGACATACATCTGGGTGCCTCTGCTGATTGTGTTCATCTACTCTTACTTCATTGCCCACTGCTTCATCTCTGTGTATGAGGTGGGTCACTTGTGCTTTTCTCCCTCAAGTCACACGGGAGAGGTGAAGCACTGACTGGCAACACTGGTTCTCACACAATGCAATGTTTAGGCCACTTTAAGATATTTTTTCCTACAATTGcacactatttcttttactATAGTCTCTGATAGTTCTATAAAAGGAGACAAAACCTagctcatttttttatttatttatttatttttacatagctgttccatttctttttaaacCCCTATCTTGAAGTATTAGTGACTGAAAATAGTTATATACAAAGGCTGAATAAAAAATTACACTTCtctaatttctatttttattttttagttactgtaTGACTTACAACTTTTCAGACTCCTGTTTTTGTATTGGTTACTCATAGTAGTTcaatagaaaaattaagatCAAAACCCTtatcctctttctgtttttacttttattagctATCTACTCACTTCAAGACAAAAGTTTCTGTATCAACTGTTCAAAATAATtttatgaaaagtaaaaaattaaactattctttttttactgatcatatataaaaaaaaaaattgtcaaacACCTATTCCATATAAGCAACAAAATCAAACTCCTGTCCTCATCATTGCTTCAGTATTCAACACCTTTCCAGATATCTGCTCCTCCATCAGTCacttaaaatagttcttgaggaaAGCCAGAGCCAACCTTGCATTCTCTCTCCTCAGATGTGCATTGACACTCTGTTCCTGTGCTTCTGTGAGGACTGCGAGAGGAATGATGGAATAAACCACCCTTACTACATGAGCCGGGGACTGATGGTTGGTGCAAGGATCACGTCATAACTTACACACTTTTTCAGTATTATAAGCTGGGGAGTGACGGCCAGTGCTGGGAATCTTATCATCCTTTAAACCTTTCTTATTGTAGGCTACATGATAGATGTCTTCAAGTAATATATGGGATATAATAATGGTgacataaacaaaatgaatgcaTATAGTTCTTCAAGTGGTACAGATGAAATAGCAAGggtaaaataagcaaaattcTCAGGGCCAGTAATCaggataggacaagaaataatgggttcaagcttgatGGATTTCAAAATAGATAGGAAGGAATTGGCTCTCAGTGACACTCAGAGCTCAGGTTGTTAGTACCAAACTGTTAAAGAGTTGTAAATGAGGAAAGATAAAtttaaagataagaaagataggaggaaatagaaaggcaAATATCATGCAGGGACTGACACATGCAGGTCagatggcttcctgcagctttcCTTACTTTAAGTTCTTATGCAATGTCTTCATAAAAGGAAGTTATGGAAAAGTCCAATACCACAAACAGCCTCTCTGTATGAGTACTAAGCTTAACAACAGCAAGTACTAGGTCATGAGAAGATCCAATATCACAAACATCTTGAGACATTCACTTATCAATGATCTACATTTTCAGCAATTTGTGGAGAACAGCAAGAAGGCGCTAGAGGCATTAGAGGCacggcagaaggaaggaaaactagcTCAGGCTGTGCGAAAACCCAGTGCTGTTCGGCCTGCCCCAGCCACCCGACCCAGCACTGCCATGGTAGGAACCTCTATGTTACGCCCTGCCCTGCTGATTTCCAGATATCCACTGTACATTTCTTGTCAAACATGATGCCTTTTCACATCATAATCTACACAATGAAGGGTTCAGCAGTGAAATTAATTAACTGAGCAAATctgaccctaacctaacctgtctctAAGATGGAAACACTAGTTATATCAACATTAccctaattttccttttcagtcCACAATGATGGTTAGTACAGCACCAGGCGTCCCTCCACCTGCTTACTACATCACCCCTGCAGCCTAGAGGTATGTTTATGGGATCAGCAACTACTCAAACACACTAGGATGGAGATGAGAAAACCAGTGAAGGCCTGTCAGCTAAGAGGTGTCCTGAAGGAACGACCAACCCATGAAATGCTGGGATGGAGACAAGACTGAACAAGACTGACCCATTCACTATGTACATCACCCTTTCAGCCTACAGATGTGTTCATAGGACTGGTTGATAATGAAACACACTACGTAGTTGGGTGAGGAGACAGATGAAGCCCCACCAGCCTAGAGGTGTCTGAAGGGAACCAGCAACCCATGACACACACTGGCTTGGGGgttgacaataatgatgaggaCTTGTACACCAGTGCCTTATATATACAAAATCTTTGTGTgtataataaaaaatgagacTTTGTGTATACTATTGGGCTAAGTAGACTTTTAGTAAAAGTCTTTGTGAATGTCAAACTAAGTACTAGATTTGAACTTTGATTTAAAGAGACACACAGATTATGAACCATTGTGAATATCAAACTAATTGTAATTCTAACTTTGATCGATTATAAAGATACACATTATGAGTCTTTGTGAATGTCAAACTCAGTAGATTTTATCTTTTAATATATAGATAAGACAAATTATAAGCCATAGTGAATATACTATCTGTAATTCTAACTTTGATTGATGTTAAAAGACAAATTATGAGACAGTCAGTGGTACAATATTGTGATAGACGGCATGTTGGCATTACTAAAATATGCTTTCCATGAGGCTGTAGTGATCAGTGCATATATTTCTGTAAGTTTTAACCATCCATCATAGTGTCCCTAGTGTCGCAGGATGGATTGCAATGTTCCTCTGAGACAGTTCATGGTATATTCTTGTGATGGAGAACATGTTGGTGTCATGAAAATAAGCTTTATTTCACCAAACAGTAATTAGTACCAAAATATTTTTACATGTTCTAGCATTCCATTACAGTGTGGATTTTGTTGTTCCTATGACAGTTCATGACATATCTTATAGCAGACATGTTGCCATCACAAATATCTGCTCTACTTTGCAAAAACCAGTGACAGTCTTATTTCTATATGTTTGTAAAGTGTTTCTAAGAGACAATCCATAGCATGATCTTGATGTCACAAAGACATGTTTTCATCAAGCAGTAATTATATTTCAATGTGTTTTAGCCACCCTAGAGTGTTTCTCAGTGTTCTCAGTAATATGCAGTGTTTTCATGAGACACTCTATGGTTTGGTTTTTTTAATACAGCACATCGGTAGCAGGATAAACAACTCTTACTTCACAGGACAGCTATTACTAAAATATAGTGACCTGTTTCTTTCATCTGCCttgcttaagtgtgtgtgtgatcaacgTGAACTGTGATAACTGTGTATCCAGTCCAGGCtgtgtttttctatctttaagtTTGATAAATATATGCAATCCCTTATGTGCTGGCCAGCTGATCCAGAACCTAGACAGAACTGCCACTCTGACAAGCCGTCAGGCCACAGCAAAGGTGTCACAAATCCATGCACTGGTTTACAGATGATACTCCTGAACATCTCGCTGTCTGATCTCTGATTTGACACCCCATAGAAGAGCTTATTGAAATTTTCAATTTCTAGACTATATTTTCAAGGATACTTTTCACAATTCTAGTTTCATATGGATTCTATACCCTCAACTGAATATTCAACCATGAGAATGAAATCATTCAACACTACAGTCTTTGAAAATATTCCTGATGAAAGAACAGTGTTAACAGCTGCCTCATCCCCTCACCGGTGGACACCAGCTCTCTGTCAGTGGTGAGGCAGTGCAAACACCAGTGGCATGCATCACAGGTGCTGCTCTTCACTGTGTTCAAGCATTCCATTTTGGCTCAACTGTGACATGAACCTTTCCTTGAGACACTCAAGTAGTACAAACTTTTTCATGTATGTACAAGAATCagatgtgtatgtttgtatatgcATACAGTCATCCTTCATTAACTACAGTTTCACTTCCCATGGTTTGACTTTTACACAGATTCCTGCCAACTGTGAATTCAAATCAACAGAGGAGGTAATGGGGGCCAGATTACCAATATTCAATgtctttttctaattctttattaattgataaataaaatgtttgtaACCATGTAGTACAAGCAGTTTTCTCAAATAAGGTTTGGTGGTCTCAGGGGTGTTCTTAAGGGAAAGCAATATCTTTCCATGGATTTTCTTTAGCTATGACTGCATCTGTTACCTAAGCCCAGTGGATAATGAACGATGACTGTACTAAGTGAGCACTGTCCCATTTTGGCTTGGGTGCAATGACAGAAAAGTACTGTAGTATGCACTTGTTTGATGTTTTCTATCATGTCCACTTTGAAGAGTCACACAAACAGACATTGCTTTGAAGGTGGGACAAGTGTTTAGCCATGATGGGTGCCATGGCTGAGGACAGAACTAATGACATAGCCTGACACTGAGGTATGAGGTGTAATGTATAGTGCCTTGGATGTTGTGAGCAAACAATCAAGTTCCTCATCAAACTTTGTCATTCCAATTAGGTCTCACAGAGGTTGCACAGTGAAATAATTCCAGTATTAATTAAGCTTTGTACTCCTGGATGTTTGGTGATATAGGAGTAACAtgactacttcctcctcctcctcctcctcctcctcctcctccactttcaccttctcctttcttacaATAAATCTTTATATTCTCCCAGCAATAAGCTTTGTGTTCTTAAATGTTTTGGTGATATACAAGTAACaagtctcctttctcctttgctcctcttctacccttttctcctccccattAGCACCTACTTTCTTATGATtaatttttatattcttcttcttcttctggcaCTAAGCTTTCTTAAATGTTTTGGTGATATTTCTTGgtaacctccttctcctccttcttctcatcttcattatcagctcccttcttcatatttttttttcttcttctcatcttgtcctcaagaaaagtggaagtcaatcagattttcaagagtgtatgGGTGACCCCAACAAAAATTCTGCACAATCACTAACCAAGACACACGTGAGAATCTGTATGACTCGTGTGGCTTTTAAAAACACACGGAAGAGTAAGACATTCAGGATAACAGGGCCAAGCAATCACTCACTTCCCTTACCATGTGTTACTCTGTGCTCAGATGTAAACATGTGCCTTGATGTCCTACGCTCTGGACACTTACCAAAGCACATCCTTAGGATTGCTTTCTCAAATACTTatgtccttcacctccactatttcaaaaggctttatctaaatttacatgagttttaaggagtttttacagttctagaggaaGACTGACCagctttctacattattaactggagaaacactcttgaaagccccgctaattatctctgtggcctttgaaaataatgatggtgagagcaaagtgtttatgAGTATAGACCGTAAAGTAAGATTACAGACTGCACCCTTGACCTTCTTCAGTACAAAGGCACCAGTTTAACATTCTTTCAACACAAAGACAtcagtttaaccctttcactattgTTTGGCAAgtttccttaattactaaccACTATAAGACATTTTTGTTCCCGTTTACAGTCTTTTCAAAACATTACAATGGTCAAAAATGGTTAGATTTATCCTTTTCAATCACCATTTTTCATGTAGAAGCTTATAAAGATTCCATCCATTACTTTTTGTGTCGTAATTTGTTGCACACCACtatgaaaggattaaaataTTCTTGATATCACTAAAGGATGCATAAAGTTCAGaaatgattattatcattattattagtagtattgtaTGTGTTGAATGTTTTGATGTCTTTCTCTGATAGTGTTTAAAAAAGCTCTAGTGGAATTTATGGGGAGTTTCAAGGGTGTCTTTGTGATTCCTGTAATGGTTTCACAAAAATTTTGCAAGATTAAAGggagaacacaacacaactactTTTCACAGGCTCTAAGGCAGTGATTCTTAACCTTCTTACTACTATACCCCTTGTAGGAATTTGTTCTACCCTCCACACCCCTTCCCCTTTGCATCTATGAATACAATTCCCTCCCACATTTTAAAGAAAAGGTAAtacttttgcatttttcataaACTTCTCATTACTTGACCATCCTCTCCTTATGAGAATATAATTAGAGAAATTCCTGCTTTTTCTCAATGGTTTGCCACCCCCTTTGGAAATCACTGCACCCTCTAGGTTAAGAACTACTGCTCTAAGTGAAGTTACTGGGAGTCTTAAGGATGTGGTCATGATTCCAGTGATGGTTTAACAAAGATTCTGCAAAATCAATGTGAGAAAGCATCACATGAATCAGACTAATCAGTGTTGTGGATCTTGAACATACTCCTATTGAGGGAAGGGATCTTAAGCCTTTCATTACTGGACTAATAATTTCCCACATCCACCAACAACTTTCTGAATGCTTACTATGCATATAGATATAGATGAATACAGTCAGTCTCTTGAATACTtttgtggcttggaaaagatgaatctctctctctctctctctctctctctgtaaccatGGTAACATTTTTTTATGCCTGCACAGTTAACAAAGTAGTATAAATATAAATGGCCACAGATGCAGTAGTTGCTAAAATAGTTATGTGGCCTagataagattaaaaaagaaagtccAGTTTAGAAAGTTTTGTACAAGTTTGTTTAAAAAACATATAGGTCtatgtatcttaaaaatatataaagtataAATATGCATTTTCTCCCACTATGATAAGATGGCATTCATCATGTCAAGTGAAGGGTTAATGTTTTATGTTCCTTGAGAAATGTCATGTAAGGCTAATAAGTTGTTTGTTACATGTTACACCTGTgctatgaaataaaaatacagcaaAGTTTTGcatatattcttctttcatttagcTTATTGCAGTTATGGATGCGGTGGAAAGCTGGACACAGGAAGGTACTCTTCATAGTGGGGGGTCTGCCATGCACGTGTAGCGTAGGCCTCACAGTTctcgcagcttcccttatttgcTTATTTCGATTTTATTTACTCGTCTATAtaatatttatttgtcttttttgtccaAGAGTGACTGTCATATCATACCGAATTTGTTTAAACATATTTTTGTGTAAGTGAAATACgagtatctatctattcatatttctacggtgtgcgtgtgtgtgcatgccgGTGAGAAGTAAACTACAGTAGCTTTAGCCTATGGTCCCTGAAACATTAACAGGCACGTCTCCACAGCCTTGCATCAATTATGACAAGAAAACACCACGCTCGGTGAGTAGCCTATATCTACCTACTACGGTACTTACCTAAAGCAGTCACTGGCCAACACGAGCTTTTAGGCATCATATTTAAGGAAGTTTTCGGAAGTTATTTCGTGATTTAGAGGAAAATTTCATATGGACTTAAAATCTacaaagatagaaggaaataatgagaatATGATATCTCTGTTCTCAATAAGTTGTCATGAAATTTTAAGGGTTTTCAGAAGTTAAtcactcatttattcactaCAGTAACCTGGAATGAGCTCATAGTGATCGATTTTTTggataggactgagatcacTCAGATTGTGAATCAGacacagcgaggccacaaccattACATCCTATATTTACTTGCTTATTTGCTGTTAGGTAAACAGGGTATACACATTATACATATTGTTAAAGGTTCGTCTATTTGCCAGGAATGACCCTTCCTAAGCCGAGCAGCACATTGACCAGTGAATGGCAGTGATCAATGATCATAATGATCACCAATGGCATCGACACTACAGTAGCTAGTAGCTTCGCGCCGCGTTGTTTTTTTAATCAAGACCACCAGTGTTTAATAATTACAAAGTTCTACTAACCATTTAGAAACaaatttctcttttatcatacTAAAAcactatttatcatatttcagaACCACGTAACGAGGTGGAGctggtgaaagagaaagaagcatcGACTTCCATCACGAGCGGTGGTGCCCGACAGTGACATATAGCAAGGAACACAGGTGAAGGGGCTCCAGGAAAGCCTGCACAGCTCACACACCACGCATCAAAACAGCCATAGCACACAAAACAGCCCACAATGAGTGATACGCGAGGCAGAGATGCAAACTTGTATAATGCACACGGAATTCACACACAGACTATAACGCCTACACAACATACACGAAATGTAGCAAacacgccaccgccaccgcaaaCAGTgtactcaccaccacccacgtCAACTGTAAGAACACCACCACTCTACCTAAATACAAGGAACTTTTCATCACCACCCATGTCAACTGTGAGAACACCACCACTCTACCTAAATACAAGGAACTTTTCATCACCACCCATGTCAACTGTGAGAACATCACCACGCTACCCAAATACACGGAACATTTCACCACTACCCACGTCAACTGTGAGAACACCACCACTCTACCCAAATACACGGAACATTTCACCACTACCCACGTCAACTGTGAGAACACCACCACTCTACCCAAATACATGGAACATTTCATCACCACCCATGTCGACTGTGAGAACACCACAACTCTATCTAAATCCACATAACCCTATAAAAAAGCAACACAAGTCAACACAGATTCCCGAGAACCTCAAGTATAAACGGCAGAAGTCAACACAGACGACAAAACGGAAACCAGAAAAGAATGCAAAAGCTACACAGATACCACAAAACTGTTTTCAACTACAGAAATCTACACAGACGTCAGAACAGACCAATCAAAAACTGTCAGCAACGTGTACTACACATCAGATGCAAAAACAGACACAGGTTACACAGACGTCAAAGAATCTTcaagaactagaaaagttaTTACGAAACCAAGCAGACCCAAGAACATCTgtgaaacatgaaaaagaaaaacctaaTTTCAAGATACCCGAGGTTTCAGAAGAAACACTAATAAAGCATTTGGGAACGATACCTGACCTTTCCAAAAAAGCAGAAGccagagaaaaagataagtcTTTGAAAAATGCACAGAAGCCTTTGAGAGACAagacacaagaacacacacaaaaaacagctCACTCTTCCAAACACTCCACCAGCTCGGCAAATGAACCAGACCCTTCAGAAGATGCAGCACAGGTTATGGGATTCGTAAGACCAAGACTTTTAGAGCAGAGAGCAGAATATCCACAAGAGGAATGTCACCCACTCAAAAACCTAGCTCATTGCATGAAGACACAAACACCCAACCGAACACAGCCTGTGGAGCAAAGTCCCAAGTTGCTGAAGATTATAATCTATTTAATAAGATGCACTAAACTTACATTCAGACGTCAACACCCTATACCCCACAGGCCAAAGCCACTGCACCCTTGGCAAAACGCGACGCACACCACACTGCCTAACCAAAAGACGTCGAAACAAGCACGCCCTATGCGGAAGAAACCTGAGGAAGACAAGCCTATAAGAGAGCCACAAGCACCAATAGTAGTAAAGAAAGGCAGGGTAAGTCTGCATATGGATGATATCTATGGGGAAAATGAGGCAGAGACATGTTCTAAAGATGAAGATATGATGGATTTATTGATGCCAACACCTAGTAGGGAGGTCAAAGGTATCGTAACTTTAAATATGATGAGAAATGAGTGTAAAGGGAATGTGAGAAATGAGAGCCGATCTGAACACAAGGCAAATATGGATAAACATGAAGAGAAGCTAACTGGAGAGACACCTTCTGCAGATGAAGCTATGATGGCTTTCTTAATGCCCACAGCCAGTAGAGAGGTCAAAGATACTGTAACTTTAAATGCAATGGGAAATAATGAGTGTAAAGGGACTGTGAGAAATGAAATACAACCTGAGCATAAGAGAAATAATTTGGTTAGACATGAAGAGAACCGAACTGGAGCTGTGATGAGGAAACAATGTgaatctaagaaaaaaaaaaaactgaaggaaatattGAAGCCTATGGAGAAAATTGAACCAAAGGAAGCGAACCTCATTGAACCTAAGGAAATATATATGAGAAAGGAACCTGAACCTATGAAAGAATCCATTAAActtaaagaaatattaaagaaaccgaaggaaaagaaacagaacctAAGGATATAACAACAGAACCTAAGGATATAACAACAGTGTCTAAGGAACAGCCAAAAAAGGTAATATCAAAGaacaaagtagaagaaaaagttaataatgaaaatataattgaACCTGAGATAAAAGTAATCAT
Encoded proteins:
- the LOC123499211 gene encoding adhesive plaque matrix protein-like isoform X1, translating into MSDTRGRDANLYNAHGIHTQTITPTQHTRNVANTPPPPQTVYSPPPTSTVRTPPLYLNTRNFSSPPMSTVRTPPLYLNTRNFSSPPMSTVRTSPRYPNTRNISPLPTSTVRTPPLYPNTRNISPLPTSTVRTPPLYPNTWNISSPPMSTVRTPQLYLNPHNPIKKQHKSTQIPENLKYKRQKSTQTTKRKPEKNAKATQIPQNCFQLQKSTQTSEQTNQKLSATCTTHQMQKQTQVTQTSKNLQELEKLLRNQADPRTSVKHEKEKPNFKIPEVSEETLIKHLGTIPDLSKKAEAREKDKSLKNAQKPLRDKTQEHTQKTAHSSKHSTSSANEPDPSEDAAQVMGFVRPRLLEQRAEYPQEECHPLKNLAHCMKTQTPNRTQPVEQSPKLLKIIIYLIRCTKLTFRRQHPIPHRPKPLHPWQNATHTTLPNQKTSKQARPMRKKPEEDKPIREPQAPIVVKKGRVSLHMDDIYGENEAETCSKDEDMMDLLMPTPSREVKGIVTLNMMRNECKGNVRNESRSEHKANMDKHEEKLTGETPSADEAMMAFLMPTASREVKDTVTLNAMGNNECKGTVRNEIQPEHKRNNLVRHEENRTGAVMRKQCESKKKKKLKEILKPMEKIEPKEANLIEPKEIYMRKEPEPMKESIKLKEILKKPKEKKQNLRI